The Apibacter raozihei genome contains a region encoding:
- a CDS encoding cupin domain-containing protein produces the protein MEHWYGTASKKSMPHITIGPNPYTAKVIWLQPVKDTEYNY, from the coding sequence ATGGAACACTGGTATGGAACTGCTTCAAAAAAATCCATGCCCCATATAACCATAGGTCCTAACCCATATACCGCTAAGGTAATTTGGTTACAACCGGTAAAAGACACAGAATATAATTATTAA
- a CDS encoding helix-turn-helix domain-containing protein, protein MDLYQPMGHGLVFHPDLIRGTILFRRIKDYTFSSYLTHEALHLSAQERSLVLDCFANISRELLHGFDKHSKRLIASHIELFLNYCECFYDRQFITRENVNKGTLQKFKKLLNNYYTTELPLKKCFPSVAYCADQLHLSSNYFGDLIKKEMGKSAQEYIQNKIIKVAKDKVFDKNKTINEIAYELGFKYPQHFSRLFKSRVSYMLSEYIKSN, encoded by the coding sequence ATGGATTTATATCAGCCAATGGGACACGGATTGGTGTTCCATCCGGATTTGATTCGGGGTACTATACTTTTCAGGAGAATTAAAGATTATACTTTTTCCAGCTATCTTACTCATGAAGCTTTACATTTATCTGCGCAGGAACGTTCACTTGTGTTGGATTGTTTTGCTAATATTTCCAGAGAATTGTTACATGGATTTGATAAGCACAGTAAAAGATTAATAGCTTCACATATCGAATTGTTTCTTAATTATTGTGAATGTTTCTATGATAGACAATTTATAACGCGTGAAAATGTCAATAAAGGAACATTACAAAAATTCAAAAAATTATTAAATAATTATTATACAACTGAGCTGCCATTGAAAAAATGTTTTCCATCAGTTGCTTACTGTGCGGATCAATTGCATTTATCGTCAAATTATTTTGGAGATCTAATAAAAAAGGAAATGGGTAAATCTGCACAGGAATATATTCAGAATAAAATTATAAAGGTAGCTAAAGACAAAGTTTTCGATAAAAATAAAACAATAAATGAAATTGCTTATGAGCTGGGGTTTAAATACCCCCAACATTTTAGCAGACTTTTTAAAAGTCGTGTAAGCTATATGCTCAGCGAATATATAAAATCAAACTAA
- a CDS encoding GNAT family N-acetyltransferase produces MKYIFRQAKSEDSAQIWTILEKAIQRRKEEGSEQWQDGYPNPSVIKSDIEDQHGYVLADNDTVIAYCALLVNDEPAYADIKGKWLTNGDFVVYHRVAVSEDYLGKGLAVKLLQCIEDFAREKNIYSVKADTNFDNAGMLRIFEKLGYVYCGEVYFRGGTRKAFEKKLINN; encoded by the coding sequence ATGAAATATATTTTCAGGCAGGCTAAAAGTGAAGATTCGGCGCAGATATGGACCATTTTAGAAAAAGCTATCCAACGAAGAAAAGAGGAAGGAAGTGAGCAATGGCAGGATGGATATCCTAACCCATCGGTTATCAAAAGTGATATAGAAGATCAACACGGTTATGTTTTAGCTGATAATGATACGGTTATTGCTTACTGTGCTTTGCTAGTCAACGATGAGCCTGCTTATGCTGATATAAAAGGTAAATGGTTGACTAACGGTGATTTTGTTGTATACCATCGGGTAGCTGTTTCAGAAGATTATTTAGGCAAAGGATTAGCTGTGAAATTATTACAATGCATTGAGGATTTTGCACGGGAAAAGAATATTTATAGTGTTAAAGCAGATACTAATTTTGATAATGCCGGAATGTTACGCATATTTGAAAAGCTAGGATATGTGTATTGTGGAGAAGTTTATTTTAGAGGGGGGACAAGAAAAGCTTTCGAGAAAAAGCTTATCAATAATTAA
- a CDS encoding GNAT family N-acetyltransferase, whose translation MIRKIKKNEYLRLVEIWESAVINTHNFLKKEVFLHYKSNLFTYFQYVELLGLEKDEILIGFIGIAEENIEMLFVHNDFRGIGVGRRLLEYVIDNLGVIKVDVNEQNRQAVDFYKHMKFVTQSRSELDGEGKDYPILHMTLNVKN comes from the coding sequence ATGATTAGAAAAATTAAAAAAAATGAATATTTACGTTTAGTTGAAATCTGGGAAAGTGCAGTTATCAACACCCACAATTTTTTAAAAAAAGAAGTTTTTTTACATTATAAAAGCAATTTATTTACCTACTTTCAGTATGTCGAATTGTTAGGGTTAGAAAAAGACGAAATTTTAATTGGATTTATTGGAATTGCAGAAGAAAATATTGAAATGTTGTTTGTTCATAATGATTTTAGAGGAATTGGAGTTGGTCGCAGGTTGCTTGAATACGTTATTGACAATTTAGGTGTGATCAAGGTAGATGTTAATGAGCAGAATAGGCAGGCTGTAGACTTTTACAAACATATGAAGTTCGTTACTCAAAGTAGATCTGAACTCGATGGAGAGGGAAAAGACTATCCAATATTACATATGACATTAAATGTGAAGAATTAA
- a CDS encoding SanA/YdcF family protein → MGLKQNKGGKRKVMYVLIIFITIMIVMVFVIDKIVSLKTKDYIFDDVDKIPANRVGVVLGTSKKLKNGNNNYYFIYRIQAAKKLYDAGKVSFFIVSGDNSSKEYNEPQDMKDDLVLAGITQDSIYLDYAGFRTLDSVIRTKDVFGQNTFTLISQKFHNERAVFLAQQYGLNAIGYNAKDVNAYYGFKTMAREKLARVKLLLDLLVNKKPKYGGEKIELP, encoded by the coding sequence ATGGGGTTAAAACAAAACAAAGGGGGTAAAAGAAAGGTTATGTATGTTTTAATTATATTTATTACGATAATGATCGTTATGGTTTTTGTTATAGATAAGATTGTTTCTTTAAAAACCAAAGATTATATATTTGATGATGTGGATAAAATACCGGCAAATAGAGTAGGTGTAGTGCTGGGAACTTCTAAAAAGTTAAAAAATGGGAATAATAATTATTATTTCATATATAGGATACAGGCTGCAAAAAAATTGTATGATGCGGGTAAGGTTAGTTTTTTTATAGTCAGTGGAGATAATAGCAGTAAAGAGTATAATGAGCCTCAGGATATGAAAGACGATCTTGTTCTTGCAGGAATAACGCAAGATAGCATATATCTTGATTATGCAGGATTTAGAACTTTAGATTCGGTTATTAGGACAAAAGATGTTTTTGGTCAAAATACATTTACCCTTATCTCACAAAAATTTCATAACGAAAGAGCTGTTTTTTTAGCTCAACAGTATGGGTTGAATGCTATTGGGTATAATGCAAAAGATGTAAATGCTTATTATGGATTTAAAACTATGGCTCGGGAAAAACTGGCAAGAGTAAAACTATTGTTGGATCTTTTAGTTAATAAAAAGCCCAAATATGGGGGAGAGAAAATAGAATTACCGTAA
- the pth gene encoding aminoacyl-tRNA hydrolase produces the protein MNKYLIVGLGNMGIEYEDTRHNIGFLVADKLAENLKGTFKSSNFGQLCDTSYKGRKTFILKPDTYMNLSGNAVKYWIKKENIQPENCLILCDDLSLPFGSIRIKSRGSNAGHNGLKSIENSLQTQQYPRLRFGIGSNFEKGQQIDYVLGKWNDDEKKILNERIILSAEAIKSFIFSGISNSMNEFNGK, from the coding sequence ATGAATAAATATCTTATTGTAGGGTTAGGCAACATGGGAATTGAATATGAAGATACCCGACACAATATTGGTTTTCTGGTAGCAGATAAGCTGGCAGAAAACCTAAAAGGTACTTTCAAATCATCTAATTTCGGACAACTTTGCGACACTTCATATAAAGGAAGGAAAACATTCATCCTTAAACCGGATACTTATATGAATTTAAGTGGTAATGCGGTTAAATATTGGATCAAAAAAGAAAATATACAGCCTGAAAATTGCTTAATACTTTGCGATGATCTTAGTCTTCCTTTTGGCTCTATTCGAATAAAGAGCAGAGGAAGTAATGCCGGACATAACGGATTGAAGAGCATTGAAAATTCGTTACAGACTCAACAATATCCACGCTTACGGTTTGGTATTGGAAGCAATTTTGAAAAAGGCCAACAAATTGATTATGTCTTAGGCAAATGGAATGATGATGAAAAAAAAATACTTAACGAAAGAATTATTTTAAGTGCTGAAGCTATTAAATCCTTTATATTTTCGGGCATTTCAAATAGTATGAATGAATTTAACGGAAAATAA
- a CDS encoding glycosyltransferase — MKINCVVVPCYNEENRLPVGEFEKSLETDKSLYFCFVNDGSTDGTLNILNMLKEKFPENVLVVDQQPNAGKSAAIFRGINDSLNWKPFDIIGYLDADLATSIEEYKRICSYMNDSVVMVFGSRIRRIGSQINRKLHRHLIGRIFATLSSTMLDLPVYDTQCGAKAFSNDIARQIFKDPFISNWSFDIEIFFKFIKIVGKENVENSAKEIPLESWRDVGDSKVKLSYSLKLPFELLRIKRYYKKLS; from the coding sequence ATGAAAATTAATTGTGTAGTTGTTCCTTGTTATAATGAAGAAAACAGACTTCCAGTCGGTGAATTTGAAAAAAGCCTTGAGACTGATAAAAGTCTTTATTTTTGTTTTGTAAATGACGGAAGTACCGATGGTACTCTTAACATTTTAAATATGTTAAAGGAAAAATTTCCAGAAAATGTATTAGTTGTAGATCAACAGCCCAATGCAGGTAAATCAGCGGCTATATTCCGTGGAATAAATGATTCACTCAACTGGAAACCCTTTGATATTATCGGTTACCTGGATGCTGACTTGGCTACTTCTATTGAAGAGTACAAACGCATTTGCTCTTATATGAACGATTCTGTTGTAATGGTTTTCGGATCAAGAATACGAAGAATCGGTTCTCAGATAAATAGAAAATTACACAGACATCTAATCGGCCGTATTTTTGCAACTCTTTCCAGTACTATGCTGGATTTACCTGTTTATGACACTCAATGTGGAGCTAAGGCTTTTTCTAACGATATAGCAAGACAAATTTTTAAAGATCCTTTTATTTCAAACTGGAGCTTTGATATAGAAATTTTCTTTAAATTCATCAAAATTGTCGGTAAAGAAAACGTTGAAAACAGTGCTAAAGAAATCCCTCTTGAATCATGGCGTGATGTTGGAGATTCAAAAGTTAAACTTTCCTACTCACTGAAACTACCTTTTGAATTGCTAAGGATTAAAAGATATTATAAAAAACTTTCATGA
- a CDS encoding DUF6056 family protein → MNNFFTKHAFSKIIILLFLLSIIPILILCFYTEPALDDYSYALNLTTKSFIETQIQIYLHWSSRYTATAILITNPIHWGYFFGYNIIALIMILSFISAAAYLFYQVTKNIKMTILFTAFFCLSYFMFLPNVYQGLYWLPGSSTYHLANVLFLTFLGMLINYNYTSNRIVKIILFVLIFFIIGCNEISMVFLDISLFTVFIFNYISKRKVSYYYLLLLIWAGILTLFVLLSPGNSVRSALVVNPLTPTEIFLASVRKTLVVVVKYGIVPLLINIIIFYAFRKQLKNLNLRFLKYSILLYIGLFIILLFCGSFPSLWSLGIYSPLRSVNVMFLIILVFNTIFSYKIVTSRLIFKTNISRNVLSMALLFIIFSYSFIIRDKDILFIPNNIYWAYDDLLSGKAFQYKKEMNHRFNMITESKKDTIYVPPIQSKPKLIFEIDLSQNPKYFYNIHMAEFFHKKAIICK, encoded by the coding sequence ATGAATAATTTCTTTACAAAACATGCTTTCAGTAAAATTATTATCCTATTATTTTTATTATCAATTATTCCTATATTAATTTTGTGCTTTTATACAGAGCCAGCTTTAGATGATTATTCCTACGCACTCAATTTAACTACAAAATCATTTATTGAAACTCAAATTCAAATATATTTACATTGGAGTAGCAGATATACAGCTACAGCTATTCTTATAACCAATCCTATTCATTGGGGTTATTTTTTCGGATATAATATTATTGCACTAATTATGATTTTATCCTTTATATCTGCAGCTGCATATCTATTTTATCAAGTAACGAAGAACATCAAAATGACAATTTTGTTTACAGCTTTTTTCTGTCTTTCATATTTTATGTTTTTACCTAACGTATATCAGGGACTGTATTGGCTACCAGGATCATCCACATATCATTTAGCCAATGTTTTATTCTTAACTTTCCTAGGTATGCTAATTAATTATAATTATACCTCAAATAGAATCGTGAAAATAATTCTATTCGTATTGATATTTTTCATTATAGGATGTAATGAAATCTCGATGGTCTTTTTAGATATATCTTTATTTACAGTATTTATTTTTAATTATATTAGTAAGAGAAAAGTTTCTTATTATTACCTTTTGCTTTTAATATGGGCTGGTATTTTAACATTATTTGTTTTATTATCACCAGGAAATAGTGTTCGATCTGCTTTAGTTGTTAATCCTTTAACGCCTACCGAAATATTTTTAGCTTCTGTAAGAAAAACTTTAGTAGTAGTAGTAAAATATGGAATTGTTCCCTTACTTATTAATATAATAATATTTTATGCCTTTCGTAAACAATTGAAAAATCTAAATTTAAGATTTTTAAAGTACTCAATTTTATTATATATCGGATTATTTATAATCCTGCTATTTTGCGGTTCTTTCCCCAGTTTATGGAGTTTGGGTATTTATTCGCCATTGCGTTCAGTAAATGTAATGTTTCTTATTATTTTAGTCTTTAATACAATTTTTTCCTATAAAATTGTCACTTCTCGTTTAATATTCAAAACAAATATCTCCAGAAATGTATTAAGTATGGCATTACTCTTTATAATTTTCAGCTATTCTTTTATTATTCGAGATAAAGATATACTGTTCATACCTAACAATATATATTGGGCCTATGATGACCTGTTAAGTGGTAAAGCATTTCAATACAAAAAGGAAATGAACCATAGATTCAATATGATAACTGAGTCAAAAAAAGATACAATATACGTTCCTCCTATTCAATCTAAACCCAAACTCATTTTTGAAATTGATTTAAGTCAAAATCCTAAGTATTTTTATAATATACATATGGCTGAGTTTTTTCATAAAAAAGCAATAATTTGTAAATAA
- the mfd gene encoding transcription-repair coupling factor: METNFIVKSIFPHLKNSILDTGIHTYIKEKKTVALSVKGAVGSYPNLFSAYLFSDLKIPVFLFFADKEEAAYALNEIETIFGKDKVLFYPTSHLHPYQIEEIQNANIVLRTEVINRLSQKTTPKFIISYAEALSEKVIDKTELDNLSLKIKTGDQLDSEFLNEVLFSFQFERTDFVTQPGEFSLRGGILDVFSYSDEQPYRIGFFGNEVETIRKFNIETQLSEEKIDQFVIVPNIDRPSGISNRVSFLNYLPEDTLFICKDLTISLANIDKKYNKAEEVYQDLKQTVKRSEPKDLYIKSNDLLNKIQSYSFIEFSSLPYFTKYETVLLNQSEQPSFHKQFDLLGQDLTDKEKLKFSNYIIFQSDKQEQRLKDIFAETEKEVPFNGILANISNGFIDYDAKFLIYTDHQIFEKYHRYNLRNSFSKSETITLKELTDLKVGDYVTHIDHGVGKFMGLVKIKNDDKVQETIKLIYRNNDILYVNIHSLHKISRFSGKEGAEVTLNQLGSAAWKNLKNKAKKKVKEVAFDLIKLYAERRTKQGFAYSPDGYLQNELEASFMYEDTPDQEKATQEVKYDMEKATAMDRLVCGDVGFGKTEIAIRAAFKAATDGKQTAIMVPTTILALQHYKTFSKRLQNFPVRVEYLNRFKTGKQKKEITESLSEGKIDIIIGTQQLIGKDVKFKDLGLLIVDEEHKFGVSVKDKLKTLKTTVDTLTLTATPIPRTLQFSLMAARDLSVIKTPPPNRQPVQTQLIGFNEEQIRDAVIYELDRGGQVFFINNRIENLDVLAGMIKRLVPMARIAIGHGQMDGKKLEKIMVDYMEGEYDVLLSTTIIESGLDVPNANTIFINDAQRFGLADLHQMRGRVGRSNRKAFCYLITPPLDILTSEARKRLQAVEQFSDLGSGFNIAMKDLEIRGAGDLLGAEQSGFFAEIGFEAYQQILNEAIEELKENEFSDLFEKENESKEFVSDVQIDTDFELLIPNQYVNNVEERFSLYQKLSDISNENDLHSFENELKDRFGVLPIQTVELLKSVHLKWLSKYLGFEKLVIKNKVLLAYFPSNSQSKYYESETFKKVLEFIQKNPSGALLKQKQTSEGLLLYLRKDKIQSMECILNFFLQIKIFVTE, from the coding sequence TTGGAAACAAATTTTATCGTTAAATCTATTTTCCCTCATCTGAAAAACAGCATTTTGGATACAGGGATACATACTTATATAAAAGAAAAAAAAACTGTAGCACTTTCTGTAAAGGGAGCTGTAGGCTCATACCCTAATTTATTCAGCGCTTATTTATTTAGCGATCTAAAGATTCCAGTATTTTTATTTTTTGCTGATAAAGAAGAGGCTGCTTATGCTCTTAATGAAATTGAAACAATTTTCGGAAAAGATAAAGTTTTGTTTTACCCTACGTCTCATCTGCATCCATATCAGATAGAAGAAATTCAAAATGCTAATATAGTATTACGTACGGAAGTAATTAATCGATTATCACAAAAAACAACTCCAAAATTTATTATTTCCTACGCAGAGGCTCTTTCTGAAAAAGTTATTGATAAAACTGAGCTTGATAATCTTAGTTTAAAAATAAAAACCGGGGATCAGCTAGATTCTGAATTTCTGAATGAGGTCTTATTTAGTTTTCAATTTGAGCGCACTGATTTTGTTACACAACCTGGTGAATTTTCATTACGTGGTGGAATTTTAGATGTTTTTTCTTATTCCGATGAACAACCTTACCGAATCGGATTTTTTGGAAATGAGGTTGAAACTATACGGAAATTTAATATAGAGACACAACTTTCTGAGGAAAAGATAGATCAATTTGTTATAGTACCTAATATTGATCGCCCTTCTGGCATTTCGAACAGAGTTAGTTTTTTAAATTATCTGCCAGAAGATACTCTTTTCATATGCAAAGATTTAACCATTTCTCTAGCTAACATTGATAAAAAATATAATAAAGCTGAAGAAGTTTACCAAGATCTTAAACAAACAGTAAAGAGAAGTGAGCCAAAGGATCTGTATATAAAAAGTAATGATTTACTTAATAAAATTCAATCTTATTCCTTTATAGAATTTTCATCCTTACCTTATTTTACTAAGTATGAAACTGTTTTACTGAATCAGTCGGAACAACCCAGCTTCCATAAACAGTTTGATTTATTAGGCCAGGATCTGACAGACAAAGAAAAACTCAAATTTTCAAATTACATTATTTTTCAATCTGATAAGCAAGAACAAAGACTTAAAGATATTTTTGCGGAAACAGAAAAAGAAGTTCCTTTTAATGGTATACTCGCTAATATAAGTAATGGATTTATTGATTATGACGCGAAGTTTCTAATTTATACCGATCATCAGATTTTTGAAAAATATCACAGATATAATTTACGCAATTCATTTTCCAAATCCGAAACCATTACTCTTAAAGAACTTACAGATTTAAAAGTAGGCGATTATGTTACCCATATTGATCATGGAGTAGGAAAATTTATGGGATTAGTCAAAATAAAGAATGATGATAAAGTACAAGAAACTATCAAGCTTATTTATAGAAATAATGATATATTGTACGTAAACATACATTCATTACATAAAATATCCAGATTTTCAGGCAAAGAAGGTGCTGAAGTTACTCTTAACCAGTTAGGATCTGCGGCATGGAAAAACCTGAAAAATAAAGCAAAGAAAAAAGTTAAAGAAGTTGCTTTCGACTTAATTAAACTTTATGCTGAAAGAAGAACTAAACAAGGATTTGCTTATTCTCCCGACGGATATTTACAAAATGAACTGGAGGCTTCTTTTATGTACGAAGATACTCCTGATCAGGAAAAGGCTACACAAGAAGTCAAATATGACATGGAGAAAGCTACGGCTATGGATCGTCTGGTATGTGGAGATGTAGGATTTGGTAAAACAGAAATTGCCATACGGGCCGCTTTTAAAGCTGCAACTGATGGTAAGCAAACAGCTATTATGGTTCCTACTACAATTTTAGCCCTTCAGCATTATAAAACTTTCTCAAAAAGATTACAGAATTTTCCTGTACGTGTAGAATATCTTAACAGATTTAAAACCGGAAAACAAAAAAAAGAAATAACTGAATCTCTTTCTGAAGGAAAGATAGACATAATTATCGGAACTCAGCAATTGATTGGAAAAGATGTAAAATTTAAAGATCTTGGACTTTTAATTGTTGATGAAGAACATAAATTTGGTGTTTCTGTAAAAGATAAATTAAAAACATTAAAAACAACGGTTGACACCTTAACCTTAACGGCCACTCCTATACCCAGAACTTTGCAATTTTCTCTAATGGCAGCCAGAGATTTATCAGTTATCAAAACTCCTCCCCCAAATCGTCAGCCTGTACAAACTCAGCTAATAGGCTTTAATGAAGAACAAATCAGAGATGCTGTGATCTATGAATTAGATAGAGGCGGACAAGTTTTTTTCATAAATAACAGGATTGAAAATCTGGATGTTTTAGCGGGTATGATCAAACGACTTGTACCTATGGCACGAATAGCTATAGGACATGGACAGATGGATGGAAAAAAACTTGAAAAAATAATGGTTGATTATATGGAGGGTGAATATGATGTATTACTATCAACAACCATTATCGAATCAGGGCTTGATGTACCTAATGCAAACACTATTTTTATTAATGACGCCCAAAGATTCGGTTTGGCAGATCTACATCAAATGAGAGGCCGTGTGGGCAGATCTAACCGCAAAGCCTTTTGTTATTTAATTACTCCACCTTTGGATATTTTAACCTCTGAAGCCCGCAAACGATTACAGGCTGTTGAACAATTTTCAGATCTAGGCTCAGGATTCAACATAGCTATGAAAGACCTAGAAATTAGAGGCGCAGGTGATCTACTAGGTGCCGAACAAAGCGGCTTCTTTGCTGAGATTGGATTTGAAGCGTATCAACAAATACTTAACGAAGCTATTGAGGAGCTAAAAGAGAATGAATTTTCTGATTTATTTGAAAAAGAAAATGAAAGTAAAGAGTTTGTTTCAGATGTTCAAATAGATACTGATTTCGAATTATTAATTCCTAACCAATATGTAAACAATGTTGAAGAAAGATTTTCTTTATATCAGAAATTATCTGATATATCTAATGAAAATGATCTTCATTCTTTTGAAAATGAACTAAAAGATCGTTTTGGAGTTTTACCTATTCAAACCGTTGAATTATTAAAAAGTGTACATTTAAAATGGCTATCTAAATATCTTGGTTTTGAAAAACTGGTTATCAAAAATAAGGTACTGTTAGCATACTTTCCTTCCAACTCTCAATCTAAATATTACGAGTCTGAAACATTTAAAAAAGTACTTGAATTTATTCAAAAAAATCCTTCGGGTGCTTTATTAAAACAAAAACAAACTTCTGAAGGGTTATTGCTATATTTGAGAAAAGATAAAATACAGTCTATGGAATGTATTTTAAATTTTTTCTTACAAATCAAGATTTTCGTAACTGAATAA
- a CDS encoding alpha/beta hydrolase family protein yields the protein MKNFLSKIAFILCIGIALTSYSCTNNEILSSIPPSTNPDNLSKTQEISSLDFKELEDIKMKLEQSGIDVSNFKFDDSLVTEQQKIIPFLKAVKISTKTPHPDRLGSYIDVSGVLLLPSKTIFNSLTKYRIIVAPPPTYTYNKMAPSNAFKDSFLFDSDFHFNYLAFWTLQASNGFIVFFPDYPGFGDSYQQCQHPYLDSKAMVNSTLDLLKASLNTLSAQGYRYKSELIITGYSLGGFIAASLAREIETNPSLEYTVSLLVTGGTPCNLKQITDIVRKSKKTQHHYFLSYGLWGYKQNAYPYINVNDFLKESFASQSLSYFNGNIYDVNNLFPSNPEYLYTEKFIKNLDIDPSLSYLNTILEENSVKPWKNKCRFVMSHGISDVSVYYQNAYDFAQQQNKNGGKVTFYSTLGDHVLGIAPYYAKASLYTLLYK from the coding sequence ATGAAAAATTTTTTATCAAAAATTGCATTTATCCTTTGCATAGGAATTGCATTAACAAGTTATTCTTGTACTAATAATGAAATTCTCTCCTCAATACCCCCATCAACTAATCCAGATAATTTATCAAAAACTCAAGAAATAAGCTCTTTAGATTTCAAAGAATTGGAAGATATAAAAATGAAACTTGAACAGTCAGGAATTGATGTTTCCAATTTTAAATTTGATGATTCACTTGTAACTGAACAACAAAAGATTATCCCTTTTTTAAAAGCTGTAAAAATTTCAACTAAAACTCCTCATCCCGATCGTCTAGGTAGCTACATTGATGTATCCGGAGTTTTATTGCTTCCTTCCAAAACTATTTTTAACAGCCTAACAAAATACAGAATTATAGTTGCCCCACCTCCTACTTACACCTATAATAAAATGGCTCCGTCTAACGCATTTAAAGATTCTTTTTTATTTGATAGTGATTTTCATTTTAATTATTTAGCATTCTGGACTTTACAAGCAAGTAATGGCTTTATTGTATTTTTTCCGGATTATCCAGGATTTGGCGATTCTTATCAACAATGTCAACATCCTTATTTAGACTCAAAAGCTATGGTTAATTCTACCTTAGATTTACTAAAAGCATCACTCAATACCTTATCTGCTCAAGGGTATCGGTATAAGTCAGAACTTATTATAACCGGGTATTCATTAGGTGGATTCATAGCTGCTTCTTTAGCTAGAGAAATAGAAACCAATCCTTCATTAGAGTATACAGTAAGCCTTCTGGTTACTGGAGGAACTCCCTGCAATTTAAAACAAATCACAGATATTGTTCGTAAATCAAAAAAAACGCAACATCATTATTTTCTTTCGTATGGTTTATGGGGATATAAGCAAAATGCTTATCCATATATAAATGTAAACGATTTTTTAAAAGAATCGTTCGCTTCTCAGTCTCTTAGCTATTTTAATGGAAATATTTATGATGTAAATAATTTATTTCCCAGTAATCCTGAATATTTATACACTGAAAAATTTATAAAAAATCTTGATATAGACCCCAGCCTGTCATATTTAAATACTATACTTGAAGAGAATAGTGTGAAACCATGGAAAAACAAATGCAGGTTTGTCATGAGTCATGGGATTTCTGATGTATCTGTTTACTATCAAAACGCTTACGATTTTGCACAGCAACAAAATAAAAACGGAGGCAAGGTGACGTTTTATTCAACTTTGGGTGATCATGTTTTAGGAATTGCACCTTATTATGCAAAGGCTTCGCTTTATACACTTTTATATAAATAA